A genomic stretch from Leptotrichia sp. HSP-536 includes:
- a CDS encoding FtsW/RodA/SpoVE family cell cycle protein, with translation MNRKKWLGTFFIIVVLILSALSLITMASLSFPKAQEEFGKSHYYLARQALWLLIGGMGFVFTANLNYRKYKDIIKYFYVLGVFTLVMVLLIGKTSKGATRWISIGGFAFQPSEFVKIILIITLATFVYNLKYSTKRDKVKTLPWLSSISILGLTGIYAGLIIAEKSFSNTAQIVIIGLTYLLISEVKFSIIGIFVPIIGILGWIGIVGTGYRASRLASYIGDDLGYHTTNSLIAIGSGGFSGRFYGNGLQKYGFLPEIHTDYIFSGYAEENGFIGALFLLGLYISLLVIIAITLRKIKNVYAKYILVGIFIMFATQVIGNVAVVSNVIPSTGIPLPMMSYGGSTTIVMMSTLGIVYNIIRALYKQEMGQNLDEMNEIDYELINQKK, from the coding sequence TTGAATAGAAAAAAATGGTTAGGAACATTCTTTATAATTGTAGTTTTAATATTGTCTGCATTAAGCCTGATAACAATGGCAAGCTTGAGTTTTCCGAAAGCGCAGGAAGAGTTTGGAAAAAGCCATTATTATTTGGCAAGACAGGCGCTATGGCTATTAATAGGCGGAATGGGATTTGTATTTACGGCTAATCTAAATTATAGAAAATATAAGGATATAATAAAATATTTTTATGTTTTGGGTGTATTTACACTTGTAATGGTACTATTGATAGGAAAAACGTCAAAAGGAGCTACACGTTGGATTTCAATCGGCGGTTTCGCATTTCAGCCTTCAGAATTTGTAAAAATAATATTAATTATAACATTGGCGACATTTGTATATAATTTAAAATATTCTACAAAGCGGGATAAAGTAAAAACTCTTCCATGGCTGTCATCCATATCAATTCTAGGATTAACTGGAATATATGCAGGTCTTATTATAGCAGAAAAATCATTTAGTAATACAGCTCAAATTGTAATAATTGGACTTACTTATTTACTTATTTCAGAAGTCAAATTTTCGATAATTGGAATTTTTGTGCCAATAATCGGAATTTTAGGCTGGATAGGAATAGTAGGAACTGGATATAGAGCCAGCAGGTTAGCCTCTTATATAGGAGACGATCTTGGGTATCATACAACTAATTCGTTAATTGCTATAGGAAGCGGAGGATTTAGTGGACGTTTTTATGGAAATGGTTTACAAAAATATGGATTTCTGCCAGAAATACATACAGATTATATTTTTTCAGGATATGCTGAAGAAAACGGATTTATAGGTGCATTATTTCTGTTAGGATTATACATATCTTTATTAGTCATAATTGCAATTACATTAAGAAAAATAAAAAATGTATATGCAAAATATATTCTAGTCGGAATTTTTATAATGTTCGCCACTCAAGTAATTGGAAATGTTGCAGTTGTCAGCAATGTAATTCCTTCAACAGGAATACCTCTTCCAATGATGAGTTATGGTGGAAGTACAACAATAGTTATGATGTCAACGCTAGGAATAGTATATAATATAATAAGAGCATTGTACAAACAGGAAATGGGACAAAATCTGGATGAAATGAATGAAATTGACTATGAACTGATTAATCAAAAAAAATGA
- a CDS encoding UDP-N-acetylmuramoyl-tripeptide--D-alanyl-D-alanine ligase, protein MNKSEVFQSFFDEGKISDFEIKDILINSKELKKNDVFVAIRGGNSFVNEALEKGAFAVYDSEAVKIDEKYAKHAFFVKDSIEFLQKFAREWRKNLDIKVIGITGSNGKTTVKDMIYHLLSQKYKGKKTEGNYNNHIGLPFTLLRAEKDDEFIILEMGMSGFGEIDLLGQIALPDINVITNIGESHLEFLKTKENVFLAKTEIIPYIKSTLVINGDDEYLKNVKAENVEVVRALNLGNNEFREKTSDFYYGDVHFNESGTDFFLKYFGKICQSMVERNYKTNVLGEHNVLNLVMAIAVVKQFGMEDKIIGEAIKNIELTGMRFQIIENGNTTYINDAYNASPMSMKKSLETFSLIFNNRLKIMVLGDMLELGESELEIHRDLFDTIKNTNFDKLYLFGERMKSLFEKIKENMDNGNLENENLKDKEFEYFDEKNKIKDRIREISEGKAVLLKASRGMKLEEIIEK, encoded by the coding sequence ATGAATAAAAGCGAAGTATTCCAAAGTTTCTTTGATGAAGGAAAAATATCAGATTTTGAAATAAAGGATATTTTGATAAATTCAAAAGAACTGAAAAAAAATGATGTTTTCGTTGCCATTAGAGGTGGAAACAGCTTTGTTAATGAGGCATTGGAAAAAGGAGCTTTTGCTGTTTATGACAGCGAGGCTGTAAAAATTGATGAAAAATATGCCAAACATGCATTTTTTGTGAAAGACAGTATTGAATTTTTACAAAAATTTGCTAGGGAATGGCGAAAAAACTTAGATATAAAAGTAATTGGAATTACAGGGAGTAATGGGAAAACAACAGTAAAGGACATGATTTACCACTTGCTTTCACAAAAATATAAAGGAAAAAAGACGGAAGGGAACTACAATAACCATATTGGGCTGCCCTTCACTTTGTTGCGTGCGGAAAAGGATGACGAGTTTATCATTCTGGAAATGGGGATGAGCGGCTTTGGGGAAATTGATTTGCTGGGACAGATTGCTTTGCCTGATATTAATGTGATTACAAATATTGGAGAATCACATCTGGAGTTTTTGAAAACGAAGGAAAATGTGTTTTTGGCAAAAACGGAGATTATTCCGTATATTAAAAGCACGTTAGTAATTAATGGCGATGATGAATATTTGAAAAATGTGAAAGCTGAGAATGTTGAAGTTGTAAGAGCTTTGAATTTGGGAAATAATGAGTTTAGAGAAAAAACATCTGATTTTTATTATGGGGATGTTCATTTTAACGAAAGCGGGACTGACTTTTTTTTGAAATATTTTGGAAAAATTTGTCAAAGTATGGTTGAGAGAAATTACAAGACGAATGTTCTAGGGGAACATAATGTGCTAAATCTAGTTATGGCGATTGCTGTGGTTAAGCAATTCGGAATGGAAGATAAAATTATCGGTGAGGCTATAAAAAATATAGAGCTTACTGGAATGCGGTTTCAAATAATTGAAAATGGGAATACAACATATATCAACGATGCCTATAATGCAAGTCCAATGTCTATGAAAAAGTCGCTTGAAACATTTTCTCTGATTTTTAATAACAGGTTAAAAATTATGGTTCTGGGAGATATGCTGGAACTGGGGGAAAGCGAGCTGGAAATTCATAGAGACCTTTTTGATACAATAAAAAATACTAATTTTGACAAGCTGTATCTTTTTGGAGAAAGAATGAAAAGTTTGTTTGAAAAAATAAAAGAAAATATGGACAATGGGAATTTAGAAAATGAAAATTTAAAAGATAAGGAATTTGAATATTTTGATGAAAAAAATAAAATAAAAGATAGGATAAGGGAGATTTCAGAAGGTAAGGCAGTGCTGTTAAAAGCATCACGTGGAATGAAGCTGGAAGAAATTATAGAGAAATAA
- the murD gene encoding UDP-N-acetylmuramoyl-L-alanine--D-glutamate ligase gives MDKAIVFGAGLSGLGAKELLEKNGYEVYLIDDKVAMPSTEGIKLLNEEKIEFIVKSPGIPWKAELLKVAKEKNVKVISEIDLAYRYVDKNIKIISFTGTNGKTTTSTKMAELLNFSGFRAKLAGNAGFSFAKLVADEEKLDYVVLELSSYQLENNPQVHSNIAGIINLTPDHLTRYNSVEDYYITKFDIFDKQVESDFALINLDDKEFKKLYERNEIKEKIKSEKIYLSTEAKGTVFAYKNNICIMKDLKKRIDEIENFDKNVDKVAEILMKTDELSLKGKHNLENMLFLIGSAKILNISNEKISEFLKSTAALEHRLENFFIKGNTTFINDSKGTNVESTLKAIDSFDNSIIMILGGDDKKIDNMPLIERVKEKVDFVYLIGDNAQILIDDMEKIGYKNYKNLETVENVLNYLKENIDFSKNQTVLFSPATSSFCQFKSFEHRGKVFKELTKKIIGNF, from the coding sequence ATGGATAAAGCAATAGTTTTTGGAGCAGGCTTAAGCGGGCTTGGTGCAAAGGAATTACTTGAAAAAAATGGATATGAAGTATATTTGATAGATGACAAGGTGGCAATGCCATCGACAGAAGGAATAAAACTTTTGAATGAGGAAAAAATTGAATTTATAGTAAAAAGTCCAGGGATACCTTGGAAAGCAGAACTTTTGAAAGTTGCAAAAGAAAAAAATGTTAAAGTCATTTCAGAAATTGATTTGGCATATAGATACGTGGATAAAAATATAAAAATTATTTCATTTACTGGAACAAACGGAAAAACTACCACTTCTACAAAAATGGCAGAACTATTGAATTTCTCTGGATTTCGTGCTAAACTAGCTGGAAATGCAGGATTTTCATTTGCAAAGCTGGTGGCTGATGAAGAGAAACTGGATTACGTTGTGCTGGAACTTAGCAGTTATCAACTGGAAAATAATCCACAAGTTCATTCAAATATCGCTGGGATAATTAATTTGACACCAGATCATTTGACACGGTATAATTCGGTTGAAGATTATTATATTACAAAATTTGATATTTTTGACAAGCAAGTGGAAAGTGATTTTGCACTGATTAATCTTGATGATAAAGAATTTAAAAAATTGTATGAAAGAAATGAAATAAAGGAAAAAATAAAATCTGAGAAAATATATTTGAGTACAGAAGCTAAAGGAACAGTTTTTGCTTACAAAAATAATATTTGCATAATGAAAGATTTGAAAAAACGCATTGATGAAATTGAAAATTTTGACAAAAATGTGGATAAAGTGGCAGAAATTTTGATGAAAACAGATGAGTTGTCGTTAAAAGGAAAGCATAATCTGGAAAATATGTTATTTTTAATTGGTTCAGCCAAAATTCTGAATATTTCAAATGAAAAAATTTCAGAATTTTTAAAATCGACAGCTGCTCTGGAACATAGGCTGGAAAACTTTTTCATAAAGGGAAATACTACATTTATTAATGATTCTAAAGGTACAAATGTGGAATCAACGTTAAAGGCGATTGATTCGTTTGATAATTCGATTATTATGATTTTGGGCGGAGATGATAAGAAAATTGATAATATGCCTTTAATTGAAAGAGTTAAGGAAAAAGTTGATTTTGTTTATCTGATAGGAGATAATGCTCAGATTTTGATTGATGATATGGAAAAAATTGGATATAAAAATTATAAAAATTTGGAAACGGTTGAAAATGTGCTGAATTATTTGAAAGAAAATATTGATTTTTCAAAAAATCAGACAGTACTGTTTTCACCTGCGACATCAAGTTTTTGCCAATTTAAAAGCTTTGAGCATAGAGGAAAAGTGTTTAAGGAATTGACAAAAAAAATAATAGGAAATTTTTAG
- the mraY gene encoding phospho-N-acetylmuramoyl-pentapeptide-transferase, with product MLYLLQELFINNWKVLRVFKSIMLRASVAFMIAFLFMLIFGKPFIAWLKKKKYGDTAREEGPKSHFDKSGTPTMGGLLIIGAILFATAIAGNFTNKFVIFLFVITILFTTIGFYDDYLKLTKHKNGLSGKKKILGQMIITALTFWFVYKFGLVNKTVDFSIINPLIKNSYLYITPILFFVFIAFVIIGSSNAVNLTDGLDGLVSGPIIVVSITLLIITYLTGHHNYARYLNLYHIPEVSEITVYLASVIGALIGFLWYNFYPAQMFMGDTGSLTLGGILGIIVIFIKQELLLPIAGFVFIMEALSVMIQVWHFKTFGKRVFKMAPIHHHFELLGLPETKVTIRFWIVSIMTCLLTFVILKLR from the coding sequence ATGCTATATTTATTACAGGAGTTATTTATAAATAACTGGAAAGTTTTACGTGTTTTTAAATCAATAATGTTAAGGGCCTCTGTGGCATTTATGATTGCGTTTTTGTTTATGCTGATTTTTGGAAAGCCGTTTATTGCCTGGCTAAAAAAGAAAAAATATGGAGATACAGCAAGAGAGGAAGGTCCAAAGTCGCATTTTGACAAATCGGGAACCCCTACAATGGGAGGACTTTTAATAATTGGCGCAATTTTATTTGCAACTGCCATTGCTGGAAATTTCACAAACAAATTTGTCATATTTTTATTTGTAATTACAATTTTGTTTACAACAATAGGATTTTACGATGATTATTTAAAATTAACAAAACATAAAAATGGACTTTCTGGAAAGAAAAAAATATTGGGACAAATGATAATCACAGCACTGACATTCTGGTTTGTCTATAAATTTGGACTTGTTAATAAAACAGTTGATTTTTCAATAATTAATCCGTTAATAAAAAATTCTTATTTATATATAACGCCAATTTTATTCTTCGTGTTCATAGCATTTGTAATTATTGGTTCTTCAAATGCCGTGAATTTGACAGACGGACTGGATGGACTCGTGAGCGGTCCAATAATTGTAGTAAGCATTACATTGCTGATAATAACATATTTGACAGGGCATCATAATTATGCAAGATACTTAAATTTATATCATATACCTGAAGTTTCAGAAATAACAGTATATTTAGCATCGGTAATTGGTGCATTAATTGGATTTTTATGGTATAATTTTTACCCTGCTCAAATGTTTATGGGAGATACAGGTTCCTTGACGCTTGGTGGAATTTTAGGAATAATCGTTATTTTTATAAAACAGGAATTATTACTTCCAATTGCTGGATTCGTATTTATTATGGAAGCATTGTCAGTTATGATTCAAGTCTGGCATTTTAAGACTTTTGGAAAAAGAGTATTTAAAATGGCGCCAATTCATCATCATTTTGAACTGTTGGGACTGCCTGAAACAAAAGTTACAATAAGATTCTGGATTGTTTCAATAATGACTTGTCTGTTGACATTTGTAATTTTAAAATTAAGATAA
- the murC gene encoding UDP-N-acetylmuramate--L-alanine ligase, with protein sequence MLTKINNVYFSGINGIGMSGLAKILAADGFNVAGSDLERKPVTKDMEEMGIKVYIGQVEENVKDKGIDLFVYSTAIKETNPEYKYIVDNNIRKIKRGELLAEIMNRFDGIAVAGTHGKTTTSSMMSVALLEKEPFIVVGGIIPEIQSNSQIGNSEYFIAEADESDNSFLYIKPKYSVVTNIEADHLDHHGTFENIKKSFKQFIDSTERIAILCKDTVEKVGLDIKNKNVAWYSLRDETADIYTKNIRVENGITSYEVVKNGEELGTFSLSVPGNHNVSNSLPVIYFAHEFNCNMKKVKERILKFKGANRRYQVIYDNNLRIIDDYAHHPTEVKVTINAAHNTEKGKVTVIFQPHRYSRTKFFFDDFVKSLKEADDLILLPIYAASEDNTYGVTSELLAEKIGGNVRVETQEEIEDIIKNDKNSGNTYVFMGAGSVSKIAHEIANDLKEM encoded by the coding sequence ATGCTAACAAAAATAAATAATGTATATTTTAGCGGAATAAATGGAATTGGAATGAGCGGACTTGCAAAAATTCTGGCAGCAGACGGATTTAATGTGGCAGGTTCAGATTTAGAAAGAAAGCCTGTAACTAAAGATATGGAAGAAATGGGAATAAAAGTTTATATAGGGCAAGTAGAAGAAAATGTAAAGGATAAGGGAATAGACTTGTTTGTATATTCGACTGCAATAAAGGAAACAAATCCTGAGTATAAATATATTGTTGATAATAACATAAGAAAAATAAAAAGAGGAGAGCTGCTTGCAGAAATAATGAACAGATTTGACGGAATAGCAGTTGCGGGCACTCACGGAAAAACTACTACAAGCTCAATGATGAGTGTGGCACTTTTGGAAAAGGAGCCTTTTATCGTAGTTGGAGGAATTATTCCGGAAATTCAAAGTAACAGCCAAATTGGTAACTCTGAATATTTTATCGCAGAAGCTGATGAAAGCGACAATTCATTTTTGTATATAAAACCAAAATATTCCGTTGTAACGAATATAGAAGCTGATCATTTAGATCATCACGGAACATTTGAAAATATAAAAAAATCATTTAAGCAGTTTATTGACAGTACAGAAAGAATAGCTATTCTTTGTAAGGATACAGTTGAAAAAGTAGGACTTGATATAAAAAATAAAAATGTAGCATGGTATAGCCTAAGAGATGAAACAGCCGATATTTATACTAAAAATATTAGAGTGGAAAATGGAATTACAAGCTATGAAGTTGTAAAAAATGGTGAAGAATTAGGAACATTCAGCTTGAGCGTACCAGGAAATCACAATGTTTCAAATTCACTTCCAGTAATTTATTTTGCTCATGAATTTAATTGTAATATGAAAAAAGTAAAGGAAAGAATTTTGAAATTTAAAGGTGCAAACAGAAGATATCAAGTTATTTACGATAATAATTTGAGAATAATTGATGATTATGCACATCATCCGACAGAAGTAAAAGTTACAATAAATGCGGCTCACAATACCGAAAAAGGAAAAGTAACAGTAATTTTCCAGCCCCACAGATACAGCCGTACAAAATTTTTCTTTGACGATTTCGTAAAATCATTAAAAGAAGCTGACGACTTGATTTTACTTCCAATTTATGCAGCCAGTGAAGATAACACATACGGCGTAACTTCAGAATTGCTTGCAGAAAAAATTGGTGGAAATGTTAGAGTAGAAACTCAAGAAGAAATAGAAGATATTATAAAAAATGATAAAAATAGCGGAAATACTTATGTATTTATGGGAGCTGGAAGCGTGTCAAAAATAGCTCACGAAATAGCCAATGATTTGAAGGAAATGTAG
- a CDS encoding cell division protein FtsQ/DivIB, whose translation MKRSIKALIVLFLLAGAMFFGKRFIDTDYFKVQDVFIDGVPKLLKQDIVAQLEQMKGKNIVYINTNEIENVIKKDIRVKKVSIKKLFPSKIEVVLEEREPYVYVKKGDETLLADKDLNIYGDILEDPSKNIPVIDYTNDESLNGIKIILSKIKNKDFYAMISEIRQSEKNYEILLTNNVKIITETLVTEKKYDDAYKLYEKIKKENPVNYMDLRFRDIVVK comes from the coding sequence ATGAAAAGGTCGATTAAAGCACTAATTGTATTATTTTTGTTAGCTGGAGCGATGTTTTTTGGTAAAAGGTTCATAGATACGGATTATTTTAAGGTTCAGGATGTTTTTATAGATGGAGTCCCAAAATTATTGAAACAGGATATAGTAGCACAGCTTGAACAAATGAAAGGAAAAAATATTGTATACATAAATACCAATGAAATTGAAAATGTTATAAAAAAAGATATAAGAGTAAAAAAAGTATCAATAAAAAAACTTTTTCCTAGTAAAATTGAAGTTGTTTTGGAAGAAAGAGAACCTTATGTGTATGTAAAAAAAGGAGATGAAACACTTTTAGCAGATAAGGACTTGAACATATATGGAGATATTTTAGAAGATCCGTCTAAAAATATTCCAGTAATAGACTATACAAATGATGAAAGCCTAAATGGAATAAAAATTATACTTTCCAAAATCAAAAATAAAGATTTTTATGCTATGATTTCAGAAATAAGACAATCTGAAAAAAATTATGAGATACTTCTTACGAATAATGTAAAAATTATAACAGAGACTTTAGTAACAGAAAAGAAATATGATGATGCATATAAATTATATGAAAAAATAAAAAAGGAAAACCCAGTAAATTACATGGATTTGAGATTTAGAGATATTGTTGTGAAATAA
- the murG gene encoding undecaprenyldiphospho-muramoylpentapeptide beta-N-acetylglucosaminyltransferase: protein MEKVVFTTGGTGGHIYPALSIAKKIREKNIDTLFIGTKHRMEKDIVPRENFRFIGLDILPLRSLKSIFKMIAATISTIKLLKKEKPTKIIAFGNYITIPVLVASNVLKIPYYLQEQNHTMGQANKWFYKGAKKVFIAFGNTLDRIKDKYKNKFVVTGNPLREEFYGKERQEERRKLNIKDDERVILVIGGSLGAKNINEAILKKWKTITEDKRIRLFWATGKDNYEASTCKIKEFGTAVVEPYFENVPELMTAADIVICRAGASTISELIQLEKPSILIPYDFVGQKENADVLEYVNGAKIFTNETAENAVDEALSIVRQASMLEFMSENVKSLKKGNSAEIIVKEMGL, encoded by the coding sequence ATGGAGAAAGTCGTATTTACTACAGGTGGAACTGGTGGTCATATTTATCCTGCCTTATCAATTGCCAAAAAAATTAGAGAAAAAAATATAGATACATTGTTTATTGGGACAAAGCATAGAATGGAAAAGGATATTGTGCCACGTGAAAATTTTAGATTTATTGGGCTGGATATATTGCCATTGAGATCTTTAAAATCAATATTTAAAATGATTGCAGCAACGATAAGTACAATAAAGCTGTTAAAAAAGGAAAAACCAACAAAAATTATAGCTTTTGGAAATTATATAACAATACCTGTATTAGTTGCGTCCAATGTGTTAAAAATACCGTATTATCTGCAGGAACAGAATCATACAATGGGGCAGGCAAACAAATGGTTTTATAAAGGTGCGAAAAAAGTATTTATAGCTTTTGGAAATACACTGGACAGAATTAAAGATAAATATAAAAATAAATTTGTTGTGACGGGAAATCCATTAAGGGAAGAATTTTATGGAAAAGAAAGACAAGAGGAAAGAAGAAAATTAAATATAAAAGATGACGAAAGAGTGATTCTTGTAATTGGTGGAAGCCTTGGAGCCAAAAACATAAATGAAGCAATTTTAAAAAAATGGAAGACAATAACGGAAGATAAAAGAATAAGATTATTCTGGGCAACAGGAAAAGATAATTATGAGGCATCGACTTGTAAAATTAAAGAGTTTGGAACAGCGGTAGTTGAGCCATATTTTGAGAATGTTCCAGAACTTATGACAGCGGCGGACATTGTAATATGCCGTGCAGGAGCTTCAACAATTTCAGAACTTATTCAGTTGGAAAAACCGTCAATACTTATTCCATATGATTTTGTAGGGCAAAAAGAAAATGCAGACGTGCTGGAATACGTAAACGGCGCCAAAATTTTTACAAATGAAACTGCAGAAAACGCCGTAGATGAAGCATTGTCAATAGTGAGACAGGCTTCAATGCTGGAATTTATGAGTGAAAATGTAAAATCTTTGAAAAAAGGAAATTCAGCAGAAATAATAGTCAAAGAAATGGGACTTTAA
- the murB gene encoding UDP-N-acetylmuramate dehydrogenase, whose protein sequence is MEIIKNAKMKEYSNMKVGGTAKELIFIDDKNELKEILKTRNNIFLLGNGTNTLINDGNLNISFLSLKRLKNITVEEKVENEKKEDSYDLVRVEAGLDLDDLIDFMEKNDYSGLENITGIPGSVGGLVNMNGGAYGTEIFDCIEEVEVCKNDGEIVKINTTDLNFKYRTTEIKENKWIVVSALFKFGFGFDKEASQDKKNQRKVKHPLDLPNLGSTFKNPEGTFAAKLISDADLKGYRVGDVVVSSKHPNFVTNVGNATFNDVISVIEHVKEVVFEKFGVKLETEIIILK, encoded by the coding sequence ATGGAAATAATAAAAAATGCCAAGATGAAAGAATATTCAAATATGAAAGTTGGTGGAACTGCAAAGGAGCTTATTTTCATAGATGATAAAAATGAATTAAAAGAAATTTTAAAAACTAGAAATAACATTTTTCTATTGGGAAATGGTACAAATACACTTATTAACGATGGAAATCTCAATATAAGCTTTTTATCGCTAAAAAGATTGAAAAATATAACGGTTGAAGAAAAAGTTGAAAATGAAAAAAAAGAAGACAGCTATGATCTGGTAAGAGTGGAAGCTGGATTGGACTTGGATGACTTGATAGATTTTATGGAAAAAAATGATTATTCAGGGCTGGAAAATATTACAGGTATTCCAGGATCTGTCGGCGGGCTTGTAAATATGAATGGCGGAGCTTATGGAACAGAAATTTTTGACTGCATAGAAGAAGTGGAAGTTTGTAAAAATGATGGCGAAATTGTAAAAATTAATACAACAGACTTAAATTTTAAATATAGAACTACTGAAATAAAGGAAAATAAATGGATTGTAGTTTCTGCATTATTTAAATTTGGTTTTGGTTTTGACAAAGAAGCTTCACAGGATAAAAAAAATCAAAGAAAAGTCAAACATCCATTGGATTTACCAAATCTTGGAAGCACATTTAAAAATCCAGAAGGGACATTTGCAGCAAAACTTATTTCAGATGCGGATTTAAAGGGCTATAGAGTTGGAGATGTCGTAGTTTCATCAAAACATCCAAATTTTGTAACAAATGTAGGAAATGCTACATTTAATGATGTTATTTCAGTCATTGAACATGTGAAGGAAGTTGTTTTTGAAAAATTTGGAGTAAAATTGGAAACTGAGATTATAATTTTAAAATAA
- a CDS encoding prolyl oligopeptidase family serine peptidase, with product MRTKVLVFVGLFLVSVLGISTEVNYALSNSMQGNFDYVLNAKIFDYGQNIVSIEIDTKGKGRTIREKEIDKEKFKVFAKGTLPKDTGIVLDEKTKSLGTFEVEREIENIFVNDKGNIVINLKYGKDVAGANTLSYITGDVSRNVLMDLEYRVEQQKLMKTGAGTHGFFGIYRQGKVVDEEADKFVAAKSKSGVNYQYFKPVNKDDGKKHPLIIWFHGNGEGGYKDYRNNVSQKLANRGAVAFAEDKTQKIFDGAYVVAPQADDTWYNNYIKEYVKSVKAMIDEFASENNVDKNRIYVFGASAGGYMSFRMMIEYPDYFAAFSTSAAALDKAATSGGVATTTQDLMKIRNKPLWMVHAQNDPTISYENTSKRVYDVLSKYRAILSAYPDVKIGETEYNGHWSWIYSLRNMPVNNKGEHLFEWMAKQRLRKYKVK from the coding sequence ATGAGAACGAAGGTATTGGTGTTTGTAGGTTTGTTTTTGGTAAGTGTGCTGGGAATTTCTACTGAAGTTAATTATGCTCTTAGTAATTCTATGCAAGGAAATTTTGATTATGTATTAAATGCAAAAATTTTTGATTATGGGCAAAATATTGTTTCTATTGAAATTGATACAAAAGGTAAGGGAAGAACTATCAGAGAAAAAGAGATTGACAAGGAAAAATTTAAAGTTTTTGCTAAGGGGACTTTGCCAAAAGATACTGGGATTGTGCTTGACGAAAAAACTAAATCTCTTGGGACATTTGAAGTTGAGAGGGAAATTGAGAATATTTTTGTAAATGATAAGGGGAATATTGTTATTAATTTGAAATATGGAAAAGATGTGGCTGGAGCAAATACTTTGAGTTATATTACTGGGGATGTTTCTCGAAATGTTTTGATGGATTTGGAATATAGGGTGGAACAACAAAAATTGATGAAAACAGGTGCTGGAACACATGGATTTTTCGGAATTTATAGACAAGGGAAAGTTGTTGATGAGGAAGCTGATAAGTTTGTAGCGGCGAAGTCTAAAAGTGGAGTAAATTATCAATATTTTAAACCTGTTAATAAAGATGATGGGAAGAAACATCCGCTTATAATCTGGTTTCATGGGAATGGTGAAGGCGGATACAAGGATTATCGGAATAATGTTTCACAAAAATTGGCAAATCGTGGGGCAGTGGCTTTTGCAGAAGATAAGACACAAAAGATATTTGATGGAGCGTATGTTGTAGCACCGCAGGCTGATGACACTTGGTACAATAATTATATCAAAGAGTACGTAAAATCAGTAAAGGCTATGATTGATGAATTTGCTTCTGAAAATAATGTAGATAAAAATAGAATTTATGTTTTTGGAGCTTCTGCTGGTGGATATATGTCCTTTAGAATGATGATTGAATATCCAGATTATTTTGCGGCATTTAGTACAAGTGCTGCTGCTCTTGATAAAGCGGCTACTTCTGGCGGAGTTGCAACTACTACACAGGATTTGATGAAAATAAGAAATAAACCGCTTTGGATGGTTCACGCACAAAATGATCCGACTATTTCCTACGAAAATACAAGTAAAAGAGTGTATGATGTGCTTTCAAAATACAGAGCAATTCTTTCTGCTTATCCAGATGTGAAAATTGGTGAAACTGAATACAATGGACACTGGAGCTGGATTTACAGCCTTAGAAATATGCCTGTAAATAATAAAGGAGAGCATTTATTTGAATGGATGGCAAAGCAAAGATTGAGAAAATATAAAGTTAAATAA